A genome region from Hevea brasiliensis isolate MT/VB/25A 57/8 chromosome 9, ASM3005281v1, whole genome shotgun sequence includes the following:
- the LOC110653081 gene encoding thaumatin-like protein 1, which yields MSNFNIFLISIFLLSALFFTSSDGATFTIRNNCPYTVWAAASPGGGRRLDQGQTWELNVPAGTSMARIWGRTNCNFDGSGKGHCQTGDCGGILACQGWGVPPNTLAEYALNQFGNLDFYDISLVDGFNIPIEFSPTSGAKDKCRPLFCTADINGQCPNQLKAPGGCNNPCTVFKTNEYCCTEGYGTCGPTEFSKFFKSRCSDAYSYPQDDPSSTFTCPGGTNYRVVFCPARSPHFPLEMVREKDVE from the coding sequence ATGagtaacttcaacatttttctcatttCAATCTTTCTGCTCTCTGCCCTTTTCTTCACTTCCTCTGATGGAGCTACCTTCACCATCCGCAATAACTGCCCTTACACTGTTTGGGCTGCAGCCTCTCCTGGTGGTGGCCGCCGCCTAGACCAGGGCCAGACATGGGAACTTAATGTGCCTGCTGGCACGTCCATGGCTCGTATCTGGGGACGGACAAACTGCAACTTTGATGGCAGTGGCAAGGGTCATTGCCAAACAGGGGATTGTGGTGGAATCCTAGCTTGCCAAGGTTGGGGTGTCCCTCCTAATACTCTGGCTGAATATGCCCTAAACCAATTTGGGAACTTGGATTTTTATGATATATCCCTTGTTGACGGGTTTAATATCCCTATAGAGTTTAGTCCAACTTCTGGTGCAAAAGATAAGTGCCGTCCACTTTTCTGCACTGCTGACATTAATGGGCAATGCCCTAACCAATTGAAGGCTCCTGGTGGGTGTAACAATCCTTGCACAGTGTTTAAGACCAACGAATATTGTTGTACTGAAGGATATGGAACCTGTGGACCTACCGAATTCTCAAAGTTTTTCAAAAGCAGATGCAGTGATGCTTATAGTTACCCTCAGGATGATCCTTCAAGCACATTTACATGCCCTGGTGGGACAAACTACAGGGTTGTGTTTTGCCCTGCGAGATCCCCTCATTTCCCCTTGGAAATGGTCAGAGAAAAAGATGTTGAGTAG